One Leptospira semungkisensis DNA segment encodes these proteins:
- a CDS encoding TIGR04454 family lipoprotein, with product MKKTFFSILAIFLLAGIISCGGAKVSQAECEPVVGDLLKNITAAQTPEQAAKFQVMQAQVSAQLLKECMTGKYDLTCLRSAKTIAALQTCKK from the coding sequence ATGAAAAAAACGTTTTTTTCAATCCTTGCTATCTTTCTTCTTGCAGGTATTATTTCTTGCGGAGGAGCAAAAGTTAGCCAAGCAGAATGTGAACCAGTAGTAGGCGATCTATTGAAAAACATTACCGCTGCTCAAACTCCTGAGCAAGCTGCAAAGTTTCAAGTGATGCAAGCTCAAGTTTCAGCTCAATTGCTGAAAGAATGTATGACTGGAAAGTATGATCTTACCTGTTTAAGATCTGCTAAAACAATTGCAGCTCTTCAAACCTGCAAAAAGTAA